TGGAGCaatgagaatgaagaaagaggaatctccagaggaagagagaGAAAGGCACCTGAAACGTGCCGAGAAGGAACGAGAAGCAAGTAGAAAGGCCTTGTCTGCCCAATTGGCTAGAAAGAATGTTCCAATCCTCAACCTTGAAAGTCCTAACGAGTCCAGGGTGAGTGTAGAGACAAGGGAAGATAAGGGACTTGAGAAGAAGGAATATTATATAAAGCGTGGTTCTATTACTTCTATCGTTGAAGGCGAGGCTACTCTATGGAAGGCTTCTGGAAaggaaaagtttgtatttgCGAGACTATTTTCCAGAGAAGAGTATTCTCTCGCCCTCCTTTGCGTTCATACGGGTGTCAAGGATGAATTTAagcattttgaaaaggtggGAGGAGAGTGGATATCCATAGAGAAGGAGGATTATGACAAGAAGCTAAAAGATCTCAGGAGTGGTGTGACTACTAAACCTGCTCAGGATAAGTTTACGGGAGCTCTTCAGTCACTCCCTCCCAGTGATGAATATCCAGAAGCCCAGCCAGACAAGCAAGAGATTTTTAATTGTAGAGAAACTTCCAATTATAATAAATCTGCCGTTATAACAAGATACGGTGGACCAAACAGCTTCCAAGAGCTAGAAGAGTTTGACGAATATGGCGACGGTAATTCTGAAAGCGATCTGCTGTGGAATGAGATTGTGCATGCGCTCAATGGAGGCAATGTTGAAATTGAATCCCCAATTGGTGGCAGGAGGAGAATGAAGCGTTTTGAAGGGGACACTCCTTACACTGGTCTGGATGAGATTATCAACTGGTCctatttggaaaatgttCCCATGAACAAGAGTAAGGAGAGAGGGAGTTGTCACGTATCTGATCCTTCTCACTTGAATACTTGCAAGAATGTGAGCGGTATGGAAAAGGTTACAACGTCTCTCTTCTTTCCAACATTTCAGAGTGACACAGTTattaatgtctcaaagTATAATCCAACCTTCTACAATCTTTACGACTATCATTTTGACGATATAATCACGAGACTTATTGTTCCTTTGAATGGGACAGAGATAACAAACCTGAGTTACAGTGGACATTTCATATGGAATTCACGGGAAGGGGAGAGTTTGGTGTATGCCACGATCCATCTGAGGGAGACTGTACCAGTCCTGgtctacattttaaaaaacaGTCCCTCTGTGAATAAAACCGAGACGATGTTGAGAACAAATCATGGATGGAGACTCATAGGAAACTACCCTGGTGCCTTCAAGAGCATCCCTAGACCTGATGTAGTTAAATTCCACTGTACTATAGACCTCACTTGCCCCGACCATGGAAGAATCAAGGTCTTTGACACCGTCATTGGTGGACTTAAAACCCAATTCTTTGTTCCTCGACCGGGATTTTCTGCCGATAAAATCTCTCACAAAGGCgccatcctttggagatCTCCAGAGTCTGAAAATTCAGGGAAAGAATCCCAGTGGAGAGCCGTTCTCGTGAGGGTTTACCTGAGGGGCAATTCCTGCTTCCTTGTAAAGGCTACATTAAAGTCAAAAGGAGGTTCATTTAGTTCCGTCAACTACGTTCACTTGAATGAAAAGTGGTTTGAATTGGATGAACATGAATCCGAGAAGGCGAAATGGGCACTAAAGTCTTATGGAGGTCTGCAGGAGTGACCATAGACATTTTTAAACACGCACCCTTGGTGTCtttaaatgcagtttatcTCCAACTCACattatggagatgataagTTTTTTCATAGACAGTACATGGTAAGTTAATGGCTTATTTATGGAATGGTTTATAATAAACCACAGGACTATTATGGAGACTACACTCCTTCAATAAATGATTCCACAGCACAATATGATTATTCAGGTGCTTGAAGGTTATGAATGTTGCAAAGTATTTAAAGTGTGATATAGACAAGGCTACATTTGGATTAAGCTGGAAGTCTGCATGTAAAATCCCCCATGATCGTCTAGACTatcttacacatttttcaaactttaCAGGTTACACAGCATTAATACACTATTAAGATGCGAAACTAGGATATAGATATAGAAATCTGGTTAACGATAGGATGACAAACACATGTACAAAACCTTCAAGATCATCCTGGTATGGTTCCCGTGTAGACATAGATATTAGCAAAACAACCGCTAAAGTAGGATATTTTGATTCTTGTGGAAACCAAGTTAATATTGTAAGAGATCAGGAACACTTTGGAAACGGATACAAAACATATACACACAGGGCAGATCGAGGAGGAGATTTTATTGGTGGAATAAACTACGCTGGTAAGAATCAGAATGGATTTGGTAATTTAAACACTGTACACCACAGAGAAGCCACAGTAATATATTGGTACTACGATTATGATAACCGCATACCACTTCTAGTTATACTGCATGGTAGCTATGTTTCTACCTACTACTCTAGGGACAACTATTTTTCAACTCCATCAACCTGGAAGAAAGATGACTACTTCAAGTATCGATCTAATCATATTTCAGTGATCAGTTCGAAAATAAAGGATTTGGTGGTACTCAAACTTGATGCTGTAAATGAGAACTACTTTGCCAatggagattctaaaaAGATTCCTGCGATAAACGGAGACGCTAAAGTATTAGTAACATCGTCTATATATGAGAATATATATGACAAGTATATTCACAGACCATCGGGAGGAATATCTATAATGAGACTTTGTTCAACAATAATTAAAGATACGAATATAAAATTCAGTGATACTCCATATACAAAACAGTCCAAAGAAGCACAtgtatattactggacttgTGACAAAGAATGTGTTCGTCCTCTTATTATTGAACTGTTTTCCGGATCCTCCACTTACTATAAGTTTATTAAtgataagaataataagAGATGGCAGAATGACGGTGGAATAGATAATAAAAACCTCAAAGATAAATTAGACCAGCTAAACTGTGAAAGGAACAAAGCTCATCAAATTGACATTTCGCAAAGTACTTCTGATGAAACTACTTATATCTGTCTGAATAAAGGTTGTAACACTCAAATTACTCTGTCAAATACAACTGTAAAAAGTCCTGATTATTCTAGGTTCTCACATTACATCTCTGGTGGCTCATCTCATCTTTCAGTTTCCAGGTTTAAAGACGGCAATGATGAACAAACAGGACTTCCAACCGTTAAGGATGTACATCAGATTAATGTATTTTTATACCCTGAGAAAAATGGGACTCCACTCCTTATTAACTACCAGGTGTCTGGAGAAGATAAATGGTTTAAAAGAGGCTCTCCTAATGTAAATACTTGGACTGAAATAGTTGAAAATACCCAAAATAGACCTGAACATGATGGTGACCACgaaaatattttgaaaaacCTTCTGGATTCCTATTCTCCAGAAGTTACCATAGACAGTAAGACTGATACACAAACTCCTTATGATCCCGATTCCAAATCAGCTTCTAAAGAAGATGGACATGAAGATGCAAAAGGCAAGGACTCAGTTACATCCCCTTCCAAAGAGTCTCCGGATTCTTCTGGAGCAGTAACTGGTGGAATACTATGTGGCCTAGCCTGCTTATGCCTTGTTGGTGCTGCAATATGGAAGGTAGGACCTTCAGTAAGGACTCTTTTGGCCAGTAGACAATCCCTCTTGTAGTACCATAACCTGTTCATGTAGATTAATGTCTACCTTCCAATCACTACATTACATTCATGAACAGGATACACATTCTATAGCGCCTCTTAATGCTGTAGAATAGCCACtaacaaggaagaagaatggaatgtgtggaggaagagacgCATCAGTGTACCTctaccattcattcttcttcttttcttcctccacacaTGAATTTTCTTCGCTAAAACCTCCCCATCCGTGCCGTTTGAGAGTAAATTGTCAGTAAATAAAAATTTCCCGACAGTCGGACCCAACGTCGTGCCTGTGCGCCTGCAAACTTCTTCAAACGACGTTTTAGACGCGACTTTTCATGTAATGATTTACATTTCACTCCTATTTGCCATAATCGCAGGTGAGTTTCTCGTCTCTTGCGCCCTGAGGCCAAACTCTGCCATTTGCGGAGTCGTGCAGACGCCTAGGCCGGACAACGATGTATCGAGGCTCCAGGTATGTTTTGTGCCGAGATATTGCCGCTAAAATGGTCAAACTCGTGATTGGAGGGAGAAGAAGGGGCTGGAGGAGGTTTGAGAAGCCCATTGTGTTGCTACAGGTCTAAGCTATACGATGGATTGGATGGCTAGGCTACAGATGCTCTCGTTTTGCGCCTGTAAAGCTACACATTGTGAAGGATTTGGAGATTCCATGAAAATTTTGCTCATTCTTGGAGCTCCCATGTTCTCTTAGTCCTTCCCTGTTTACCATAACAGACCATGTACTCTATGGAGTGAGTCATAGAGCGATTACTTCAAGCGATGATGGCTCTGTAACATCTATAGCATTCCTCCAGACTCTACTCTTCTCTCGACAATAGACCACTGAATCTCTCATACTACTCATCAAAACTTTATAATAATCCACAGGTTGCTGGAGTGTACATACCTGGTATTGGCATAAAGTGGCATCTTCGCCGTAAGAGCGCAATTTTGGATCCTATACTAGGACAACTTGAAAAGTTTAGACCTACACTCAAGGACAAAGCTTGCCAGGATTTTCTATACAGAGTCGTCATCGTAAACACACTCGTAAGTTTTTTACTCTAGGCTTTTTGATGTGAACTAGTACATGAAAGATTTGGAAGTCTACGGATAGACTAAAGATTTCAGGGCGTACAAGTTCCAACACCGTTGTACTTCCATGCAACTTTATAATACATCAAAACATTGCACATTACAGAATACCCTGAAATATGCCGCAAAAAGGCGACTAATAACTCTGTCTGTAAAAGATGACTCTTTAATCGCTACCCGTAATGGATTTTTAAAAAAACTTTTCAAGAACATTTATTAATTAAATCGCACATGTACGTTGGCATAATCGTTTCAACTCTTAATTTTACATGTTGTTTTAGGTTGGATTTTGCATGTTCCCTCCTCTTGACCACATTTTGACCTCTTCGCATTACCTAGTGCTGCTTGTCTCGATTCATCATATTTCGAAACATTTTTCGACCTTGAAGAGACGTGAACGTTTCCATGTGCGTTCCTACAAGTGTTTAATGTCAAAGCGTATCATACCACGAATTGCCATCTATTCGAACCATTGGACCTCCTATAGTTGGTTTATACGTCTCCAATGAATTTTTAGGATGTCTAAGGATATAACCCAGTAATCTGCTTCTCTCTGTTGATGATACAATGTCATTTGTATAAACATAGCCCATCCACTCTCCGTCAGGATTCCGGATGTAGTAGTACCTTCCAAAGTCTGTATTATAAAGACCCATATTACAAAGAACGATTTTTAAGAGCAAAGGATGTTTTCTtgatttttcaaagtaaaCTAGAACTGATTCAACgttttccaaatttgttGGCAAATTTGTCTTTTTTTCATATATAAACTCCCTCACTGTGAATCCCAAAGAGGTTCTTGGATATGGATAATGGGCGTATTCAACTATTCCAGGATCGATGATATCCGATTGGCATACGATGCAAATGCCAAATGAACCCTTTTGACAAATATATCCAGTCTTTATCCCCAAGTCAATGGTAACTACTGGTTGAGGATTTAAATAGCCAATCTCACTACATCTGCGCATTTTGACATCCACTATACACAGGATACAGGGTGGTTCTGTAACTTTTATTTGCAGTTGAAATCATAAAGGTTTAAGGCACAAGCATACTTTCCAGTCTACAAGGAACTGTTACTGCATGAAGTCTTTGGGGATACTAAAGATTGGTATTAGCTCTAAGCATGCAACCTCCGTTTCATTACCCCGTGGATAGGATATACGTATCGAAAAACTGGGCTTTTGATCTCGAATCCTCAGTCTTCACCTTCTGAAAATCAGTCAATACTAAACTGCTTATGCGCAAAAGGGGCATTACGCACACGATTTATGATATAAACTGCAGCAAACATGCATATTAAATGAGGAATAATCCAAAGTACCGTTTAGCTAGCCAAAAGATGGGACCACAGGGTGCTCTTACTCTAGATGTTCTTTGCCATCCAGAGATTCCAAAGAGACGTTCACATCCTTCCAACAGAAATATAAGTTTTTAACTATGTTTTAGAGTCTGGATTAATGTATAGATGGATTTATTAACCCAAATAACTGATGGCCCTTTAGTTTATATCTCTGGCAAATTTGACACCTTTGCACCATTCCTTCCATACAGTAAACGttaaattccaaaattgaATGGGATAGGATAAAAGAGACATGAATGATGTAGACTATCTCCAGAGTAAATTTACACAAACACAAATAAATCAAGGCATAGTGTGCCTGACACTAAAACGATTAGCCTGCATTTACCTTCTGCCCATACCACTCGTTTAATGAGGGAATTATTTTGCACCAGAGGATTTATATTCAAGTTTTCCCTAAGATGTATCCATCATTTCCTCGACACCACCTAATTTGTCCCCAAGACCTCGACTTTCTTCCATTGCATAGCGACAAACGTGATCAAATGCCTCTTTAAGTCTGGTTTCGAAGTTGGCAGGATCTAGCTTCCTCCAAAAGTAGTCCtttttctcaaagtacAGAACAGTTATTTCATTGTAATCGCTAATTACAACGCATATGAGTATCGgttccagattctttaAATGAGAGGCAACTGTGATACAATGTTCATCCTTTTTGGTTGCCTTCCAAAGGGAGCTTCTTCTGTAGACAACTTCAGTAGCATGATGAGCTAGCTTTGGAACATGAAAACGCACtggtattttaaaaatatcaaatctCATCACAGCAAATTGATCGTCTTCTTTGGTAATGAAGAAGTCCAGAGTGAAGATCCTCCTGTTCTTTGGGATATGCCTTTGCTCGAAAAGGGCCTTAGTCGCTTTTTCTTTAGTGTCAATCAAGTCAAACCTCCACTCTCCTGCCACTTTATATAAATTATACCCCGATGACTCTTGAGAAAGTGTTGATATATGCAATAAAATTGGACGGTCTGATGCCAGACGAATAGTCAACATAAAGCACTTTGGACCACGTCCAGCATTCCATATCGTCTTGTCACCTTCCTTTATGGATGTGATATGAATATTTTCCTTTGGAACTATGAGTCTCGTGGGAATGTCGTCGTAATAATAATAAAAGTAATTGAAGAAATATGAATCGGGACGGAGGATATCAACGGTACAGTCCCTCGCCGAGACATGGTTGTTGAATATTGATATGAAAAGGATTATAATCTGTGTTATAACCATCGTTTCAAACCAGAAATGCACGCCTTTTTAGCTAATTTGACTTTGTCTGTGGATCATACCAGCAGGTTTACGGAGGTGTAAAAGGTTTATTCTTGATTTTTACTTCACTATACTTGCATGACGTATTGTTGCTTTTCTTATTTTGTGGATGAATAAGAGAAAAGTTGTTAGCTAGCGATTTCCGGCCACACGACAATAGCTGCAATTACAAGCATTTGCAGACCAAACTGAAAAATTTTGCCCATGCATCACCTTTGTTTAATATCTAGAAAAGGAGAGGATATTATCATGTCAATTATATGACAGTAATTACCGAATAGAGACCAATATGAAGAACAAATCAAGCAACAGCACGAGCTACTCATGGCAGGATAAAATGAAtatatttatgaaaatacaTAATTCCCTATCTAATATATGAAAATACCGTTAGGAAAGACCACATTCTCAATTTCAGACCTTTATAGTTTATTAAAAATACGTAGAATTGTGAGCAACCTTTAGGGAACCTAGGGAGGAATAGAGAGTGAATTAGGATGATAAAATCACAgaataaatttaaaatctaATTATATTTACGCTAAAaatatatggatatattttttggtCATTTAACAGAATTTCCAGTGGCACAAGGTCCAGACGCCAATTActgcatgcaaaaaataTCGTTTTATATACAGGATTTTACGCACTTTAAATAGAATAAAACGACTCTTAGATTTATCCTAAAGTAATCGATTACGTGTGAGAGACGCTATATCGCTAGAATAAGCCCATTTGCGCCATTGAGGTTATAGGCCTGCAAGGAAATATTAGACTACAACCTTTGAGAACCTGATCATTTAAAAAAGAGCATTGGTATAAGAATaccaaaagaagaatattttatagATTGGAAAGTAGAGAAATATGATTTTATCGTCTGGAATGATCTACACATGTTTCCATTACTTTGGATATTGCAAATCCTAATGGGCTCAAGATAGGTATAGATGAACGAGACTTTAGTGGCAAATCACTCAAAGAGTATTCTCCAAAGAATGGCTGTGCTATAACCTCAGCTGTAGGTGGTAAAGTAACTATCTGGCAATACTCAGACATGAGTTGGTGTATCTCTTGACAGGGAGAGGTACCCATCTCCAGAGAACTTAAGACTCTTCTTAAAGCTGGTAAGGAAGGATTCACACCGGGTAAGCTTAATAAGGATAGTGTTTCTCCTGGTAGGTGATGGTTACAGCTGAGAATAATGGTACCAAGAGTACTCATGTTAGTGACCCTTCCAGGAAACATACAGCTTTTCCAGACCTTAAGAATACCTGTGAGAGCGACAAAGAGTGACTGAAATGTCGAACAAGACTGTATAGTCACTAAAAGACCACAGGCTTTCGCCGGAATGACAGGAATGGACAACCGGGACAAGATCACCAATTCCCTGGCGCCAAGACAAATTCTCAGAGCCTATACTCACAATTGAGATATGGAAATGCCAGAAAAGCCCGAAACGTTGGCGTATGGAGACCGGAAACCTTTGGAATCCGCAAACAGATCTAGACACGCCATTCTCAGTACTAGACACAATTTATATGGCAACTCTCCACTTTATACTAGTGCAAAAAACCAAACAGGCGCGGTGTTGATGCATAAAGTAGACAAAAGACAAGGTTTACCCTCGAGGAATGTGGCCCGCCTCCACAAGCGCCATTCACCGCTCTAAAGCGCCCGGAACCCAGTTAGACACGGGACTATAGCTTTGTAACAGCATTTAAGCTCCAGATCAAGGGTGGAAGGTTGATAAATGTGACGGAAAAGCGCTCGTTTGGTGCCATGAGATTTAACCCCAGATGGGCAGGAAGAGACTGGCGTCTTCCTtcattcctcttcttctgCCACTGGACCCCTGTCTGGTTCCCGCAAGATGGATATTCTTGCGTTTATATACATATTGTGTTTGTTTAGACTTTGTACTTGTGCGGGTTCTCAGAACGGAAGGCTGAACGGGTCTACCGGCGCTTCAGCGGGTCAAGCATTTGAAACTGAACAGTATACGGAAGATGACGTCAAGGTCGTCAAATGTACATTCAACAAGGGCGTGGAATTCAACGCCCTAAACTATGGAGGAGAGACCATTTGGGAAGGAAAGAAGGGAGAGTACTGCACTCTCTCTCGCCTCTATCTCGACGATAACAAGGCTGCTCTGCTCGTCGCAACCATAAAGAAAAGGGGTAACTCTACCACGATATACCGCTACAAGAACGGCAACAGGTGGGTGGACAGTGACAAGGATACCCACAGTAGACAATTGACGGAGTTAAAGGATAAGGCAGCAGGCAATTTCAGCGCCGGATCAAGCCGCTCTAGGAGCAGCAGGAACGTCAAAGACGTGGCTGTAAGTGACGACTCTGAGGAcgaagatgatgaagaagaggaggatGTGAGACGGGAACAAAGAGCTCGAAGTACCAGAGCTAGAGATTCCTGGAACAACcaagaagatgaatatgaagaagatgacGATAGTAACAGTTCATCAAATACCAGAAGAAACCTACAAAGAAATGAAGTTGAACACAAAAGAGCTACAAATGATAGTGCAGCGGAACGAGCATTTTGGCGCGGTATTCCTGAAAGacaaaggaagaaactTGAAGATGAAGCCAGACGTTCCGTCAAGGTCGACGATAAGCCATGGGATATGGCCTTTGGAGCCATGAAATCCGGAGGTGATTCGCATGGCAGAATAGTTATAGTCTCGGAAGAGCAAGAACCATCACATAGAGCTTCTAGAACACCAGAGTCACGTCCAAAACGACCTTCACATGACGATGAAGATGACgaggagaatgaagaggagAATGAACAGGATGAATACgaagatgaggataatGATTCAGAcgaggaagatgaagaagaagaagaagaggaggaagaagatggcGGATCTCACGCATCCTTTGATATTATTAGACCCAACAAATCATTATGCGACGTTTTTGACTATGCCTTTGATGGTGTTCCCACTAGGCACATTGTCCCTAAACGTAATGTTGTTATAGTCCAGTTAGTGAGTGGGAAGGACAAGATTTGGGTTGGAGAACGGGATGAACATCTACTCTACGCTACCTTCCATATTAAATCCAATAAGCCCGTGTTGGCCTATATTTCCAAGGAATCTCCCAAGAGCAAATTCGTTTCGCTTGTCAAGACAGACAGAGGGTGGATATGTACAAACGACTATATCGGAGAGTTGAAGAACCTCATGACTCCTCAGGCCGATCCAAGGGAGTTTGTCCTTGACATCGCCAACAAGGAGACTGTCGATGCATACAGAGTCTTCCAGACAGTTCAAGAGGGCGTGAGAACACGTTTCTACTTCCCCAAAACAGGCTACACTTCTAGGAAGCTATATCAGAACCAAACTAAAATATGGGAGTGTAGTTCCAAAAACGCATGTCATTGCAGCAAAGTACCAGAGTGGAGAGTTATAGGCGTTAAAGTCTGCATGAGGAAAGACAAGGACTGTATGGTTACACTTACTCTGAAACACATTCTTCGTAACACTATCAAGGCTGCGCATTATGGATTGATACATGGCTATTGGACAAGTGTTAGTGACCATGTACATGACGATGTCATCCGGGAACTTCGCAAGGCTTTCCCTGCGGAGTGAAGACTACAAtatttgtaacatttgtCCACATGATCTTTATTCACACTGTAAGACGTTGTGGCATTGTGCATTTCAACTACAAAACTGTAGACGTACTTTAATGTAGAATAGTTCCTCGAGCTATACGCGGCAGTTATCgttataaattttaatttgCACATTACGTGGTAGGCTATGCGACTTTGTGGAGTGTCTGGCTCTCATTTTAGGTGGACGGTATTCATGATTGGTCATGGTACCTCTCTCAGACAAGTTTAGGATTGCAAGGTGCTATTGGAGAAGCTTAACTTGCCAAGGAATCGTGTGACTAAAGGCAAGTTGTGACTCTTGTATGCGTACTTTGTGCAGATTCGTCAATTATTCTTCCGGATGTTGGTTCTTGCCCCTCCTCCTATCGAGAGGAGCATGGAATACTGGCCTTTGTCCACAATCCAAAGCTATCGAGAGGATTTATAGAGCACCTTTACCAGGTAAATACTACAATCTACGCCAATAATGATTCTATAGGCAAGGAAGATTTGTCCCCGGACGCAAATTTAAAGAGTCAAAAGGACCCGTCCCACCTCTACATTTTACTCTTTTAATATGCATGTTTGGTAAGtgcaaaaatttgcataCCAAGAGTTATGCAAGACGTGGAAGATTAAAACtaatctcttcctcttgcGAACTTCTTCCGTTGAATGACCCCAGATGTGTTGTTATTCCTTCCTTTCACCTCTTCCCATCAGTAACATCACAGCAAGATGAGGGTTTTCGCACTGGTTTATCTCGTGGCAATCCTAG
Above is a genomic segment from Theileria equi strain WA chromosome 4 map unlocalized gcontig_1105316255041, whole genome shotgun sequence containing:
- a CDS encoding hypothetical protein (encoded by transcript BEWA_047120A), translated to MRRCSEIGYLNPQPVVTIDLGIKTGYICQKGSFGICIVCQSDIIDPGIVEYAHYPYPRTSLGFTVREFIYEKKTNLPTNLENVESVLVYFEKSRKHPLLLKIVLCNMGLYNTDFGRYYYIRNPDGEWMGYVYTNDIVSSTERSRLLGYILRHPKNSLETYKPTIGGPMVRIDGNSWNAHGNVHVSSRSKNVSKYDESRQAALGNAKRSKCGQEEGTCKIQPKTTCKIKS
- a CDS encoding hypothetical protein (encoded by transcript BEWA_047140A), coding for MDILAFIYILCLFRLCTCAGSQNGRLNGSTGASAGQAFETEQYTEDDVKVVKCTFNKGVEFNALNYGGETIWEGKKGEYCTLSRLYLDDNKAALLVATIKKRGNSTTIYRYKNGNRWVDSDKDTHSRQLTELKDKAAGNFSAGSSRSRSSRNVKDVAVSDDSEDEDDEEEEDVRREQRARSTRARDSWNNQEDEYEEDDDSNSSSNTRRNLQRNEVEHKRATNDSAAERAFWRGIPERQRKKLEDEARRSVKVDDKPWDMAFGAMKSGGDSHGRIVIVSEEQEPSHRASRTPESRPKRPSHDDEDDEENEEENEQDEYEDEDNDSDEEDEEEEEEEEEDGGSHASFDIIRPNKSLCDVFDYAFDGVPTRHIVPKRNVVIVQLVSGKDKIWVGERDEHLLYATFHIKSNKPVLAYISKESPKSKFVSLVKTDRGWICTNDYIGELKNLMTPQADPREFVLDIANKETVDAYRVFQTVQEGVRTRFYFPKTGYTSRKLYQNQTKIWECSSKNACHCSKVPEWRVIGVKVCMRKDKDCMVTLTLKHILRNTIKAAHYGLIHGYWTSVSDHVHDDVIRELRKAFPAE
- a CDS encoding hypothetical protein (encoded by transcript BEWA_047100A); translated protein: MNILVVFYTLFLSIVCSSTDSRDGGSNGSTGSLVSKIDGSLFNTKECSYSGVPLLACNAKPGVLAKEFKYGGETIWKNSRGSCLSALIYFKGDKPEVVTLQYRENGRDRTLFLHYNGKKWEHKKEEHERKLRELKEAPSPVAKSAGRVDATLDILKPDRGSVHVGGDDKDGVAKRVFTPKDGFALTKVLIRGAPIWKAKAGQKCTLVEAYSKGDSILVYLKVDTGTGLDLKYLERVNGKWKDVTTTDFYRKIGAMRMKKEESPEEERERHLKRAEKEREASRKALSAQLARKNVPILNLESPNESRVSVETREDKGLEKKEYYIKRGSITSIVEGEATLWKASGKEKFVFARLFSREEYSLALLCVHTGVKDEFKHFEKVGGEWISIEKEDYDKKLKDLRSGVTTKPAQDKFTGALQSLPPSDEYPEAQPDKQEIFNCRETSNYNKSAVITRYGGPNSFQELEEFDEYGDGNSESDLLWNEIVHALNGGNVEIESPIGGRRRMKRFEGDTPYTGLDEIINWSYLENVPMNKSKERGSCHVSDPSHLNTCKNVSGMEKVTTSLFFPTFQSDTVINVSKYNPTFYNLYDYHFDDIITRLIVPLNGTEITNLSYSGHFIWNSREGESLVYATIHLRETVPVLVYILKNSPSVNKTETMLRTNHGWRLIGNYPGAFKSIPRPDVVKFHCTIDLTCPDHGRIKVFDTVIGGLKTQFFVPRPGFSADKISHKGAILWRSPESENSGKESQWRAVLVRVYLRGNSCFLVKATLKSKGGSFSSVNYVHLNEKWFELDEHESEKAKWALKSYGGLQE
- a CDS encoding hypothetical protein (encoded by transcript BEWA_047110A), which translates into the protein MTNTCTKPSRSSWYGSRVDIDISKTTAKVGYFDSCGNQVNIVRDQEHFGNGYKTYTHRADRGGDFIGGINYAGKNQNGFGNLNTVHHREATVIYWYYDYDNRIPLLVILHGSYVSTYYSRDNYFSTPSTWKKDDYFKYRSNHISVISSKIKDLVVLKLDAVNENYFANGDSKKIPAINGDAKVLVTSSIYENIYDKYIHRPSGGISIMRLCSTIIKDTNIKFSDTPYTKQSKEAHVYYWTCDKECVRPLIIELFSGSSTYYKFINDKNNKRWQNDGGIDNKNLKDKLDQLNCERNKAHQIDISQSTSDETTYICLNKGCNTQITLSNTTVKSPDYSRFSHYISGGSSHLSVSRFKDGNDEQTGLPTVKDVHQINVFLYPEKNGTPLLINYQVSGEDKWFKRGSPNVNTWTEIVENTQNRPEHDGDHENILKNLLDSYSPEVTIDSKTDTQTPYDPDSKSASKEDGHEDAKGKDSVTSPSKESPDSSGAVTGGILCGLACLCLVGAAIWKVGPSVRTLLASRQSLL
- a CDS encoding hypothetical protein (encoded by transcript BEWA_047130A); the encoded protein is MVITQIIILFISIFNNHVSARDCTVDILRPDSYFFNYFYYYYDDIPTRLIVPKENIHITSIKEGDKTIWNAGRGPKCFMLTIRLASDRPILLHISTLSQESSGYNLYKVAGEWRFDLIDTKEKATKALFEQRHIPKNRRIFTLDFFITKEDDQFAVMRFDIFKIPVRFHVPKLAHHATEVVYRRSSLWKATKKDEHCITVASHLKNLEPILICVVISDYNEITVLYFEKKDYFWRKLDPANFETRLKEAFDHVCRYAMEESRGLGDKLGGVEEMMDTS